The Chryseobacterium glaciei DNA window AATACTAATTTATTAAGTCCGAAGGATGTATTTCCGGAAAGATTTACAAATAATTTTATATCATGCCGGATTTAAAAATACAAGAAGCCAAGTTGCTTTTTAATAAAATCCACTCTAACCCAAAAAGTTACGATTTAAAGATCAATGAAGATGGGATCACAGGCAAGGATGATAAAATAAGTTTCAGACTTTACAAGAGTGGAGAAAGAGGAGCGATGGAAGTTACAATTGACGGACTCACCTTCACCAACACCACCGGAGAATGGAACAACGCAATGATAATGTTGGAAAATATTATCAAGAGAATAGATAAAGAACAAGAAAATTTTAAAATAGAACAAGCAATAGATAAGCTTAAAAAGTACCTTTCAGAAGAAAATTAAAAATTTTCAAAAAAAGTCAAAAATAATTTGGCAGGTATCAAAAAAGTTTTTATTTTTGCACTCACATTTAAACGATATGGCAAATCATAAATCAGCATTAAAAAGAATAAGACAAAACGAAGTTAGAAAAGTTCGTAACAGATACTATCACAAGACTGCTAGAACAGCTTTGAAGGTTTTAAGAAATGAAGAAGACAAAGCTGCTGCTGTAGAGCAATTGCCAAAAGTTATCTCTTTATTGGATAAATTAGCTAAGAAAAATATTATCCACAAAAACAAAGCTGCTAACTTAAAAAGCAAACTAACTAAGCACGTTAATAAACTAGCTTAATCAGTATAGTTGGCCCGTTCGTCTATCGGTTAGGACCTCAGATTTTCATTCTGGTAAGAGGGGTTCGACTCCCCTACGGGCTACAAGACTTAATTACTACTAACCGGGTAATTAAAATAAGAGTTGAAACTTATAAAAACAAAAATACTAACCCTGTAATCTAATTACAGTTTGGTAGATGGCCCGTTCGTCTATCGGTTAGGACCTCAGATTTTCATTCTGGTAAGAGGGGTTCGACTCCCCTACGGGCTACTTAGCTTCTAATCGAAGTATTTAAAACCCTGCAAATTGTATGATTTGCAGGGTTTTGTCGTTTATAGTGGTTTCAAAATATTCAATTATTATCAATAAAAAAGTGAGCTTTTCAGTGAGTACTTTAATCAGTCTTACTTACTCACTGGAAATGACATAAAATATTGATAATTAACATGTTGACTACACTAACATCTTGATTTAGGTTCGCTGCAAGGCTAATTTTGTTTCACCTAAATTATTGAATCATGAGTACACATTATTCCTTGCTCTTCTACCTGAAGAAACCGAAAAACTATGTTAGCGGCCCAAAATCAATCTACATGCGTATTACCGTTGATGGTATACCCAAAGAAATTTCCACAGGTCGTGAATGTGATCAGTCCCGTTGGAACTCAAAGGCCAACCGTACCAACGGCACCAAAGAAGAAAGTAAAACCCTTAATGCCTATCTCGATACCCTTGAACATAAGATGGCAGATTGCCATCATTCTCTTGTAAAGGACGAGTCAGAAATTTCCTCCGAAATACTAAAATTAAAATTTCTGGGTAAAGACAGTGAAAAACACTATCTGATCAGCGAGTTTTTAGACCATAATAAAAAAATGGAAGCCCTTATAGGAAAAGGGTATAAATCTAATACCTTAAAAGGGTATAAGACAACTAAAGGACACTTAGCAATGTACCTGAAAGAAAAACTTGGCTTAACTGATATTGATATTAAAAAAATAAATCTCGCCTTTATCCTGGGATTCGAATTTTATTTACGTTCCGATATGTCATGCTCCGAGATCACAACAGCGAAGTATATTAAACATTTTCGAAAAATTATCAACTTGTGCCGAGCTCATAAATGGATTATTGATAATCCGTTTATATTTTACAAAAATAAAGCGAAGCCAACAGAAAAAGAATTTCTTACCCAAGACGAGTTGGAAAGAATTGAACAAAAAGAATTAAAAATTAACAGAATCGACCATGTCCGTGACATTTTTGTTTTTTGTTGCTATACAGGTTTAGCCTACATCGATGTTAAACAATTACAGGTTTCCGACATAGCCAAAGGCGTTGACGGAAACCTGTGGGTACTTACCAATCGTGAAAAAACCGAAACAAACTCAAATATCCCACTACTGCCACAGGCATTAAATATAATTAACAAGTATGTTGACTACCCGCCATCTGCTTCTAAAGGGTTAGCTCTACCCGTGCTAAGCAATCAAAAAATGAACAGTTATCTAAAGGAAATTGCTGATCTGTGTCAAATTAATAAGGAGATAACATTTCATAAAGCACGCCACACGTTTGCCACCACAGTCACCTTATCAAATAATGTTCCGATCGAAACAGTTTCCAAGATGCTTGGACATACCAATATTAAGACTACACAACATTATGCTAAGCTTTTAGATACCCGGGTTGGAAGCGATATGCAAATATTACAGCAGAAATTGAAACTTCAACAAGATCAAACAAACGATGACACTAATAAAAATTGATAATGCTCCTGTGTCTTATCCTGTTATTAAGCGAATTAGCAACTAATTAAAAAAAAATCCAGAGACAACTATCCCTGGATTTTTTTTTGGATCGTGGACCATGGAAAACGGTGGATGTATCGGTTATAAATTGAAAGCCTGATAATGAGTTGCCCGACTATTATTAAATGTTTTTGCTATTTGTAACTATAATAAACCTAAATCGGCTTCCATTAACAGGATGCCATGATGGAATATATTCAATATATCCATACTTTACCAGTTCAGAAAGAAACTTATGGTAACTAACAATGTTACCTATCCGCGAAAAATGCATGAGCTTCTTACGGCTGGTGTAAAAAAAATCCGATGGTTTATCACTATTTTGATAGTATAACAACGCCATCAGCAACGCAACATGATAAGATGATAACTTTTCATCATCACCTATGCATCTTATTAGTTTCGCGAAAAAAGAATCCAAACTATCCATATAAATGTTCTATTTATCTCCGTTCATCAGTTTTTTAAGGTCTTCAAGACGGTAATACATGCTCCCGCCAATTTTTCTGTAAGGCAGTGTACCGTTGATCCTCAAATTTTGTAAGGTTCCCGGTGACACTTTCAATATTTTACGTACTTCACTACTCTTAAGCCATTCCCGATCGACATCCGATTTCATCTTCCCTTCGATAACTTCCCTGATCTCCTGGACAATCTCCTTTTTAAATTTCAGCAGATCTTCACGCGTTATAATTGCTATTTCCATGTGTAGTAAGTATTTATTTAAGGTACAAACCTTAATGATTACTGTAATTCCCTAACATTTACCCTATCTCCGGCAACTGCTACTCGCAAATATATCTCACAAAGTTTCCAATTCCTGCTAACTGGTATTGAGTGACATCAGATGGCTTTCAATGGCTTTAAAGCATTCATTAGCTTACCGCATTAACATCAATTTATTTTACTACTGACTCTAGCCTATACAGAGGACTCAAAGTTTCTCTAATAAAACTGCCTAAATTAACCTAACATGTTTTAAATTTGACACAAACTTCAAAATATAGAAAATGGGAAGATTTGTGATCTCTAAGAGATTCAATGGTGAGTATCAGTTTAATCTTAAAGCTTCAAATGGTCAGACTATTTTGGTAAGTGAGGGCTATAATATGAAATCTTCATGCTTGAATGGTATAAATGCAGTAAAGCAGAATTCGCAAATGGATGAACGTTTTGAAAGAAAAACCTCTAGCAACAGCAAGTACTATTTTAATTTAAAAGCAATTAATGGGGAAATAATTGGTACAAGTGAGATGTATGAAAGTTCTTCTGCAAGGGATAATGGGATAGAATCTGTGAAAGTAAATTCTCGTACTGCTTCAATAGACGATTTTACCTCATGAGTGAACCATTAACTATAGAAGCACATGCTATTCCCGTCGTTAACGTAAAGCTGTTGATTGACACCAATATCTATTTAGATTTTTACCGTAGTAATAAAGATTCAATTCAATTACTTAGCGAGCTTTCGAAGCATTTTGACAAAATCGTTCTTACGGACCAGATCGTCATGGAATTTGAACGTAACAGGGAGGTCGTGATAAAAGCCTTGAAGAAAAGCTTTGAATCAGAATCGGATCTTGAAAATATTTCTAGCGCATATTTACAAAATTTGCCAGAGTTCGCAGCATTGGTGTCGGCTCAGAAAGATTATCGAAAACGTCGTAATGATGTGATTGCAGCAATTGACACTATTCTTGAATCCCCAGAGAAAGATCCGGTTTACGCTTTTTTTGCAGATATGGTCAGCGAATGCAGGAAAAATAATGCTATATTAAATACTACGGATGAAATTATCCAAAAAGCTCAAAAAAGGAAACTTGTTGGAAATCCACCTACCTCTTCAGGGTTTTCTATTGGTGATGAAATTAACTGGGAAATTGTTCTCACAAATGTTAAAGAAAACATTATTCTTATCGGAAGGGATAATACTTATACGACAAACTTTTCTTTCCTAAAAAGAGATTTTCATCTCAATACCGGCTGTTTAATTACAAAGCTTACCAACAGCATTACAGAAGCCTTAAAAGAAATAGGTATAGCTATGACTGCAGAACTAGAAGAGGTTGAACAGAAAATGCTCGGTGAATTAAAAGCTTATAATGAATTCTGGAAGCATCCATCAAAGGATGAACCAAGTGAGGCTGGCGCATGACTTCCTTTCATATGAAAACAAAGAATGGGCGTTTCTTCTGAAATACCCATTCACTAATTTTCCAACTTTTTTCTTACCTTTTCTTCTGCAATCCATTTACCTAGAAACTCATTCAATTCTTTAATATAATTAATAGCCTCTTGTCTGCCTTTCATTTCTCCGACATGCCAACCGAATTTCTTACCAACCTTAAGTTATCAGGTAAGTCTATTTTTAAATCAGTAGTAGATCAGAATCTATTGTTTTCGATCTTATATAAAAAGCCGGTAGTCATAGGTGTTTCCTTCAAACCGTGATAATAGTTTTCCGATTCTGGCTATCTGATTAGACGAATCAATTGTTGAAGGAAGTTTTGAATACAGATCGAGCGAATTCCAATTCATTTTCGTTAAACCTAAGATTTCAGATGCAATAACATCAATATTAGATTCCCCATAATGCTTTGTAATCTTTATTGGTGAAGGGATGCTTCTCCCTCCTAAATAAAATTTAAAATTTGGTTGTCGAACCGATGGTACGATTCCATGGGTCCACAAAAGTGCAGTATATTTATTTGTTACAATACATGTACCTCTTGAAATAGGAAATTTATCGACTTGAAGAGAGCTATTGTAGACATTCATTGCTACAAATCTTGCGTCTGTTTCATAGTTGATTTCAATTAAATCTATTTTTTTAATCCCTGCTTTGCTAAGACTGCTTTTTATTCCATTAATTTCGTCTTCAGTAAATCTAGTTCTTTTATGAATAACAACTCTTTCTGGCAGTGTATCCATTGATTGATAAAATAGCTCGCGTATTGAAACGCCAAATTGGAAGGCATCTTTATAAGAGAGATAAGGGTTATTTTTCCTGTCTAATGTGTAATCATCAATTTTTGAAAGCCTATATTTAAGGCCTTGCCCATTCGAATCATAGATATGGCTGCAGCCAATAACAATTTCCGACCGCCCTTTATTTTTTGAAATACTATATCCTATCCCTGCATAAGCCGTCTTTCTTTCTTGATTATTCAGAATCCAAGGTGTACGCAAAGATTTCACATAAAATGACAGTGATAACCACCAGTAAATTTGGCATTTTAGGTTATCATCCAGCGTATCCTCTCTAATTAATTGTGTTGAAATACCCCTAGAAGCAGAGAAGGCTTTAATATAATCATGAAGATCGAAGCTTTCTTCTTCATTGATAAATGTTTCGAATGGTTGCCATTCAAAAGGAATAAAAACGACAACAGTGCCCGGATTATGTGTTGAAGAAATTCTTTCGATTTTATCGGTTATTAACCTTGCAAGTTTTATTGCATTTTCATGTGTTTGCTTTGAATTATCGGCGATGAAATCAATATCCAGCCAACTCTCCTTATTTTCAAAATGTGGCACATTTATCGGGATGTTGAAAATAGAAGAGAAACCAGGGTAATCTATTAAATAATCTGGATTAATATTTTCTGTACTGTGTTTTGTTTGCAATTGGGAAAGGAATACAAATAATCTATCTGAGTATTTTTGACCACAGACAACGCTGAGATTAACTTCGTTTGAATGAATTAACCCGTTAAGATTTACATCATAAGGACGATTTTTAACCAGCCCTCTCATAGGATGGTAGTCCCTAAAGTCGGCGTCAGTTGAAAGATTTTTAAAAATCAGTTGGGGTTCCAAAAACTGGATACCCTTAAACTGTGTTTGCTTTTTATCATAATTGCCTGGTTCATAAGCACGATAATTATTGTCGACAACAGTGATCTCACCAAAAGCAGTACCGGATGAAATTTGAAACTCAAATCCCGTTCCCGAAGATGGCGGATATTCAAACTTTAGCTTTTTTACGGTACCAAAAAGAACATTATTCCATAGCCCAAGTTCCTCATCGTATTTGTTATTGTACAGTTTTTCCAATAAGCTTTTGCTAATACTTTGTTTTTGTAATCTGGTGACTTCCGTTTCAGAGACAAGATGCACAGTGGGAAGTATTGCTAGATAGCCAAACTGGGAGTTTCTATCAAATTGAAGGGACAAGTAGATAGCCTTGTGAACAGCTATTTCCCCGTTTTGTCTCAGAACGTCCTTAATCCATAATTTATCTTTAAAATTTGAATCGACATTTCGCGTGTTACAAAACTGCTTTAAAATAGCATTTAGCATCAAAGCCCTGAAATTCCCGACATTCTCAATGTCAAAACGTGAGATTGGCTCCCTTTTTATTTCAGATTTGAGATATGGTTTAAAAACAGAACTGATTGCACTTAAAGTTCCCAGTGCATATACCTTACTTTTAAATGGTACCGCGGATATGTCTTTATCTTTAGTTAACGTTTTTAATAAGTCCCAAGGTTTATTTTCCTTATAATCTACTTCAAATTGAAACACTTCTTTTGGAAAAATTACCGGATGCAGATTGCTTTTGATATATTTATCGGCTTTTTGGGTGTTCAGACTGAATTCTGTTCTCACACTCTCTACCTCATCAGCTGTCTCTAAAGCCTTTTGTACCTTTTCCGTTAAATCTTGGTTGTCTTCAAAAATGGTCTTTGTCAAATGGATTAGCGTCTTATCGAAACCATCCGTTGAAATGTAATAGGCTTCTCTCCCCTCTCTCCTGATAGTAGTAATAAGTTCATTTACTTCATCGTTTATTTTTTCGCCATAACCGCACCAGTATAGCCTACCGGAACCACGTTTGGAAAAAGCATTTTTTAGTGTAGACATCAAAGAAACATCCCTCCCACTGTAACCGATTACTATTAGGTTTTTATCCGCGTGATAATTAGCCAATTGCTCTTGAAAGAGATCATTCTGACTGTCAAGCTCTTTATCCGTATTCTTCAACGTAGAATACTTGTAATCACCATGTAGCGCTATACATAAAAGTTCTTTTGTACTTTGATTTCTCACTATACGGTCAGAATTATCTAGGGTTATTTCGATTGGAACAAGATTATTTTGATGCGCTGCTCTCACTGTTAATCCATCAAAATTTGTCGTCCAAACAGCTTTTACAATTCCTTGTTCCCCCAATAAACATAAGAGTTTATATCCTACATAGGGCTCCTTATAATCAATTAGGCTTAAGAAATATTTTCTCCTGTCTTCAGCAATTGGATACGCCTTTTCAGCATAAAATGAATATTCTTCGGCAGCATCGATCACAGGGTAACCGCCTTGATTATCTAACCAGGTTTGAATACTTTTTCTAACAGCTTCATTTCTGTGGTTCTTATAAAAATCCGCTGCATTTATGTTTTTTGAAATGTAAATATCTTTTTTCCACTCCCATATACAATCATAGGCCGATTGGATGCCGGAGCTTATTGAGGCTCCCGCCCCTAATAAAAATGAATGGGGAACATCAGCATTCCTTTTGATAGACCTTAAAAATGCATCATAATCGAGCGTTAAACTTTCTGTCATTAATTTTATTGTATTTTTTTAAAATATCCATTATTGCGTATTTGCATCATATATCTTGGTAGAGCGAACTATTGCAATTTACAAAAAATAAAAACCAGCACTACCATATGAAATTTATCTAAAACAGCTGTTTTCAAATAGTGTGTTATAAAATGTCCCATTATCATTTTTCCTTATTTTTTATAGTCACCCGATGATGTATCCATTGATCAACATGCAATAGCAGGGCGCAATCACCATCGTTGTTCCACACATTACTATTTAAACCCCAGTAAAAAAAATATGACGTAGAGCCATTTGGATTTACTGTACTACTTTCATTTCCCTTTTTTGTGTACAGCACTATATGGTCATTCTTTTTAACTTTTTTATCTGGGAACCAGTAAGGGTGGCGAACTTTATTTGAGACTTGCCCTTGTACGGTATATGTAGTATCCATAACCAGATACTCCCCGATGTCTGTATCCTCAGTAATGTCTAAAACTATCCTTTCGTCATTATGTCCGTGATCAATAATTTTCGTGATTTTAATTTTCATAATTACAGTTTATGTTTTTGGTTGACAGCTAATTTATGCAAAAAAGATTGCGAAACCTATGCTGGTTTTTACGGGTTTCCGTAATACATTAATCTTTCAATGGAATGTTTTGAAGCTTCATTCGTTGATGTAAAAAAGAAAAAAAGAGAAAATATACACAACGAATTCAGTACTAAAATGATGCACTCTTTCTGACCACATTTTTGACCATTTCCTTAATGTTCATTTTCATTGCTTCCCCTTTATTTTTTTTAATAGAAAGAACGGGTATGCTGTTTTTGTTCCATTTCAAGAGCAAAGGTATTTCCGTGTTCTTAACGCAGGTGAAAGTTGACTCCTAAAGGATTTGGCAAAAAATCTCCACCCATGCGGGTCGTATTTATTTCCCAAAAACTTGCACCTCCTAAACACTAACCTTTCTTGCTCGTGAAACGAAACAAAGCATACTCCGGCTCTTTAGACGAATAAAAAAAATGTCAGAAATGAAAAATACAAACATTGGAAATGGTAACAGAGTGAAACGAAACAGCACCTCCTCTCATTACCGAATAAATCAGAAAAAAAATCAACTCGAAATTCAAAAAACCAAAATACAGAAATCATGAACATTATCGGAAGACTGACACAGGATGCACAGGTACGCACAGTGTCTAATGACAAACAGGTAGTTAACTTTTCAGTGGCTACAAACGACAGCTACAAAAACAAACAGGGCGAACGCGTAGAGCAAACGACTTACTTCGACTGCGCATACTGGCTAAGTGCCAAAGTTGCAAAATTCCTTTCCAAAGGTACATTGGTGGAGCTTTCAGGCAGGGTATCGGTAAGGTCGTGGCTAGGAAAGGATGGCGAAGCACACGCAGGGCTCAATTTCCATACCTCAAATATAAAATTCTATGGAGGTGGCAGGGATTCAAAACCTGCCGATGCTTCCCCAAAGGCAAAAGACAGCAAGGCTACAAACAAGGGTGAGGATGATGACCTGCCGTTCTAACGCGCACTAAATCAATTCAACAATAATCATTTAAAATATTACATCATGGCACACAATTTAAATTTCAACGACCAAACAGGTAAATATTCATTTTTTTCTGTGCAACAGAAAGCATGGCACGGATTAGGGCAGATTGTAGAAAATTATCCCACAAGTGAAGAAGCCATCAAACACGCAGGGCTTGACTATGAAGTCATTAAAGCACCTTTGTTTACCAAAGGCGGTACAATGTCCATAGACAACAACGGAGAAATCAAGGAATCTTCCAACATCTTGCTACCAAATAATTTTGCAACTCTGCGCACCGACAACAATACCGCATTGGGTGTGGTGGGCAAAGATTATCACATCGTGCAGAACAGGGAAGCCTTTTCTTTCTTTGATGCCATTGTAGGCGGTGGTGACGGGATTCTCTACGAGACAGCAGGAGCATTGGGCAATGGGGAACGTATTTTTATAACCGCCAAACTACCCGACTATATCCGCGTTGGCAATGGCGATGACGTGACCGAGAAATATATCTTCCTGACCACCTCCCATGATGGTAGCGGAAGCATCACAGCCGCATTTACCCCTATCAGAATCGTCTGTCAGAATACCCTTAACGCTTCCCTGCGCAGTATGTCGAATGTTGTGCGCATCAAACACACCGCAGGGGCTAAACAACGTCTGGAAGATGCCCATAAAGTAATGGGGCTCGCCAAGAAAATGAGCATCGAGTTAGAGGGAATTTTTAACCAATGGGCGAAAGTAAAGGTTAATGACAGAGAGGTAAAAAAACTGATCCAGTTGGCACTCTGCCCGAATAAGGAAACCCTGCAACACCTGCAAAACGGTAATGAAGACGAAATCTCCACGGTTTTCAAAAACACCGTAGAAGATGCCTTCGCCTACGCTATGCTGTCCGATACACAGCAAATGGAAACCACAAAAGGAACTTTGTTTGGAGCCTACAATGCCGTGACAGGCTACTATCAGAATGTACGCAGTTACAAGGACAGCGAAGCAAAGGTACAATCCATTGTAATGGGCGGTACAGCGCAGGGAAAAGCACAAAAAGCATTTGAACTGTGTACAGCTTTTAAAGTGGATGGCGCAGAAATATTCAACCTTAATTAAGTAACAATGGGCTACCGCTTTGGTGGTAGCCTTTTAAAAATAATCTTTATGACCACTGAACAATTGAAAGAACAGTTTCTAGGACTTTTGACCATTAATTTGCCAAATTCCGAAATCGTGCTATTATTCAATAAAGCTATTGAAAGCGGTGCTTTGGATTACGAAAATGAGGAAGAAGATAGTTACAGGACAGCCAAGATTATATATCATGCTATTCTGTGTAAAATGGCTCAACATTGGAAACCCTTAGACCCTATAAATCGCTGTGATTCTGAAAAACTTAAACGCTACCTCTAATCTAAAAAACAAGAAAATGAAAGCTCTAGAGAGAATGAACAACGTAGAAAAAGGAAAATTCCTTGCCGACTTATTGCCCGAAGAATTGCCCAACATAACCCGATTTATTGAACAGGAAATACAGGGTTTCATGAAAAGTGAAGACCATAACAAAAGTATTTGGAAAGGAACTTTAATAACCGCTGATTTTTGGTACAGTCTTGTGCGGAATGTCGAAAAGGCTATACAAAAATGCGGTAGCAGACTGCACAAAAACCACCGATGGTTTGCCGACCAGTTATTTGATGGTTACAATGCGCTATTCACCATTCACTGCCTTATAGAATATGCTACAAAAGCAGAGTGTAATCACAAGCTCAAACAGGGAATACATTTCCTTTTCAGTGAAGCAAAGCTGATTCAAACAACCACAAATTAAATCAACAGGCATGAAAATAACAGATTTGAACGGCTTCGAAATCGAGATCACAGACCTTAAAGAAGCCATTAAACAGGCAAAGAACTTTAAAGATTTACACCATGTCCCACCCATCCCAAGTGATAAAGAGCAACAGGAATATTGGAAAGATTTATACGAAAAGTTAGTAACGCTAAAATCAAAAATACGGGCATGAGCAATTTAGCAGA harbors:
- a CDS encoding single-stranded DNA-binding protein — translated: MNIIGRLTQDAQVRTVSNDKQVVNFSVATNDSYKNKQGERVEQTTYFDCAYWLSAKVAKFLSKGTLVELSGRVSVRSWLGKDGEAHAGLNFHTSNIKFYGGGRDSKPADASPKAKDSKATNKGEDDDLPF
- a CDS encoding helix-turn-helix domain-containing protein; translation: MEIAIITREDLLKFKKEIVQEIREVIEGKMKSDVDREWLKSSEVRKILKVSPGTLQNLRINGTLPYRKIGGSMYYRLEDLKKLMNGDK
- a CDS encoding SIR2 family protein yields the protein MTESLTLDYDAFLRSIKRNADVPHSFLLGAGASISSGIQSAYDCIWEWKKDIYISKNINAADFYKNHRNEAVRKSIQTWLDNQGGYPVIDAAEEYSFYAEKAYPIAEDRRKYFLSLIDYKEPYVGYKLLCLLGEQGIVKAVWTTNFDGLTVRAAHQNNLVPIEITLDNSDRIVRNQSTKELLCIALHGDYKYSTLKNTDKELDSQNDLFQEQLANYHADKNLIVIGYSGRDVSLMSTLKNAFSKRGSGRLYWCGYGEKINDEVNELITTIRREGREAYYISTDGFDKTLIHLTKTIFEDNQDLTEKVQKALETADEVESVRTEFSLNTQKADKYIKSNLHPVIFPKEVFQFEVDYKENKPWDLLKTLTKDKDISAVPFKSKVYALGTLSAISSVFKPYLKSEIKREPISRFDIENVGNFRALMLNAILKQFCNTRNVDSNFKDKLWIKDVLRQNGEIAVHKAIYLSLQFDRNSQFGYLAILPTVHLVSETEVTRLQKQSISKSLLEKLYNNKYDEELGLWNNVLFGTVKKLKFEYPPSSGTGFEFQISSGTAFGEITVVDNNYRAYEPGNYDKKQTQFKGIQFLEPQLIFKNLSTDADFRDYHPMRGLVKNRPYDVNLNGLIHSNEVNLSVVCGQKYSDRLFVFLSQLQTKHSTENINPDYLIDYPGFSSIFNIPINVPHFENKESWLDIDFIADNSKQTHENAIKLARLITDKIERISSTHNPGTVVVFIPFEWQPFETFINEEESFDLHDYIKAFSASRGISTQLIREDTLDDNLKCQIYWWLSLSFYVKSLRTPWILNNQERKTAYAGIGYSISKNKGRSEIVIGCSHIYDSNGQGLKYRLSKIDDYTLDRKNNPYLSYKDAFQFGVSIRELFYQSMDTLPERVVIHKRTRFTEDEINGIKSSLSKAGIKKIDLIEINYETDARFVAMNVYNSSLQVDKFPISRGTCIVTNKYTALLWTHGIVPSVRQPNFKFYLGGRSIPSPIKITKHYGESNIDVIASEILGLTKMNWNSLDLYSKLPSTIDSSNQIARIGKLLSRFEGNTYDYRLFI
- a CDS encoding YegP family protein, which gives rise to MGRFVISKRFNGEYQFNLKASNGQTILVSEGYNMKSSCLNGINAVKQNSQMDERFERKTSSNSKYYFNLKAINGEIIGTSEMYESSSARDNGIESVKVNSRTASIDDFTS
- a CDS encoding 3-isopropylmalate dehydratase, which produces MKITDLNGFEIEITDLKEAIKQAKNFKDLHHVPPIPSDKEQQEYWKDLYEKLVTLKSKIRA
- the rpsT gene encoding 30S ribosomal protein S20, with the protein product MANHKSALKRIRQNEVRKVRNRYYHKTARTALKVLRNEEDKAAAVEQLPKVISLLDKLAKKNIIHKNKAANLKSKLTKHVNKLA
- a CDS encoding DUF932 domain-containing protein, which produces MAHNLNFNDQTGKYSFFSVQQKAWHGLGQIVENYPTSEEAIKHAGLDYEVIKAPLFTKGGTMSIDNNGEIKESSNILLPNNFATLRTDNNTALGVVGKDYHIVQNREAFSFFDAIVGGGDGILYETAGALGNGERIFITAKLPDYIRVGNGDDVTEKYIFLTTSHDGSGSITAAFTPIRIVCQNTLNASLRSMSNVVRIKHTAGAKQRLEDAHKVMGLAKKMSIELEGIFNQWAKVKVNDREVKKLIQLALCPNKETLQHLQNGNEDEISTVFKNTVEDAFAYAMLSDTQQMETTKGTLFGAYNAVTGYYQNVRSYKDSEAKVQSIVMGGTAQGKAQKAFELCTAFKVDGAEIFNLN
- a CDS encoding site-specific integrase, giving the protein MSTHYSLLFYLKKPKNYVSGPKSIYMRITVDGIPKEISTGRECDQSRWNSKANRTNGTKEESKTLNAYLDTLEHKMADCHHSLVKDESEISSEILKLKFLGKDSEKHYLISEFLDHNKKMEALIGKGYKSNTLKGYKTTKGHLAMYLKEKLGLTDIDIKKINLAFILGFEFYLRSDMSCSEITTAKYIKHFRKIINLCRAHKWIIDNPFIFYKNKAKPTEKEFLTQDELERIEQKELKINRIDHVRDIFVFCCYTGLAYIDVKQLQVSDIAKGVDGNLWVLTNREKTETNSNIPLLPQALNIINKYVDYPPSASKGLALPVLSNQKMNSYLKEIADLCQINKEITFHKARHTFATTVTLSNNVPIETVSKMLGHTNIKTTQHYAKLLDTRVGSDMQILQQKLKLQQDQTNDDTNKN
- a CDS encoding PIN domain-containing protein, which translates into the protein MSEPLTIEAHAIPVVNVKLLIDTNIYLDFYRSNKDSIQLLSELSKHFDKIVLTDQIVMEFERNREVVIKALKKSFESESDLENISSAYLQNLPEFAALVSAQKDYRKRRNDVIAAIDTILESPEKDPVYAFFADMVSECRKNNAILNTTDEIIQKAQKRKLVGNPPTSSGFSIGDEINWEIVLTNVKENIILIGRDNTYTTNFSFLKRDFHLNTGCLITKLTNSITEALKEIGIAMTAELEEVEQKMLGELKAYNEFWKHPSKDEPSEAGA